One segment of Luteolibacter arcticus DNA contains the following:
- a CDS encoding shikimate kinase yields MQPADGLPKNIVLIGLMGCGKTTVGRKLQALLGYPLVDTDHLIEEKARMAITEIFARRGEPAFRELESAVLNELSAPGTPRRIIATGGGIVGRRANRKLLSKLGYVVWLQAPVDVILQRTARNRERPLLQTENPREKIERLLIERSPLYHEIADLELETSGLETEEIACGILESARYHFARP; encoded by the coding sequence ATGCAACCCGCGGACGGACTCCCAAAGAACATCGTGCTGATCGGCTTGATGGGCTGCGGGAAGACCACGGTGGGCCGCAAACTCCAGGCCCTGCTCGGCTATCCGCTGGTCGATACCGACCATCTGATCGAGGAAAAAGCCCGCATGGCGATCACCGAGATCTTCGCCCGGCGTGGCGAACCGGCCTTCCGCGAGCTGGAAAGTGCCGTGCTCAATGAGCTCTCCGCACCCGGCACGCCCCGGCGGATCATCGCGACCGGCGGCGGCATCGTCGGCCGCCGGGCCAACCGCAAGCTGCTGTCCAAGCTCGGCTACGTCGTCTGGCTGCAAGCGCCGGTGGACGTCATCCTCCAGCGCACCGCCCGCAACCGCGAGCGTCCGCTGCTCCAGACCGAGAATCCCCGGGAAAAGATCGAAAGACTCCTCATCGAGCGCAGCCCGCTCTACCACGAGATCGCAGATCTGGAGTTGGAGACCTCCGGCCTGGAGACAGAAGAGATCGCCTGCGGTATTTTAGAGAGCGCGCGATATCATTTCGCCCGTCCCTGA
- a CDS encoding L-threonylcarbamoyladenylate synthase, with translation MKTAVGEAVALLAAGEIVAVPTETVYGLAADAFNADAVAKVFAAKERPAFDPLIVHISSLKELAEVAELPEDIAGVVKSLAGAFWPGPLTIVLPKTDKVPDLVTSGLPTVAVRQSGSVIFRNIGKALGRPIAAPSANRFGRISPTSAGAVMKELDGRIPLIIDGGACREGIESTIVKIESRGEQRPLIHVLRAGPVTKEELQKFGKVVIEKRVTDQPDAPGQLESHYAPRTPLLMFEKPEDFRPEPGKKYGLLSYRGDPKAGYMDLHEWEVVEELSPGSGKLIEAAVRLFYVMRFLDEQGLDAIVAEPVSETGLGVAIMDRLRRAAVSQG, from the coding sequence ATGAAGACCGCCGTGGGCGAGGCCGTCGCCTTGCTTGCCGCCGGGGAAATTGTGGCCGTGCCGACCGAGACGGTCTATGGCCTCGCCGCCGACGCTTTCAATGCGGATGCGGTCGCGAAGGTCTTCGCCGCCAAGGAACGCCCGGCCTTCGACCCGCTAATCGTCCACATTTCCTCCCTCAAGGAACTCGCCGAGGTGGCGGAGCTGCCGGAGGACATCGCCGGCGTGGTGAAAAGTCTGGCCGGAGCGTTTTGGCCGGGGCCGCTGACGATCGTGCTGCCGAAGACCGACAAGGTGCCGGATCTGGTGACCAGCGGCCTGCCGACGGTGGCCGTGAGGCAGAGCGGCAGCGTGATTTTCCGCAACATCGGCAAGGCGCTGGGCCGGCCGATCGCGGCGCCGAGCGCGAACCGCTTCGGCCGCATTTCGCCGACTTCCGCTGGCGCGGTGATGAAGGAGCTCGACGGCCGCATCCCGCTGATCATCGACGGCGGCGCGTGCCGCGAGGGAATCGAGAGCACGATCGTGAAGATCGAGTCCCGGGGCGAGCAGCGGCCGCTGATCCACGTGCTGCGGGCGGGGCCGGTGACCAAGGAGGAGCTCCAGAAATTTGGCAAGGTGGTCATTGAAAAGCGCGTGACCGACCAGCCTGATGCGCCCGGCCAACTGGAGAGCCACTACGCGCCGCGGACGCCGCTGCTGATGTTTGAAAAGCCGGAGGATTTCCGGCCGGAGCCCGGGAAAAAATACGGGCTGCTGAGCTACCGCGGCGACCCGAAGGCCGGCTACATGGACCTCCACGAGTGGGAGGTGGTCGAGGAGCTGAGCCCTGGCAGCGGCAAGCTGATCGAGGCGGCGGTGCGGCTGTTTTACGTGATGCGCTTCCTCGATGAACAGGGGCTGGACGCGATCGTGGCGGAGCCGGTGAGTGAGACGGGGCTGGGCGTGGCGATCATGGACCGGCTGCGGCGGGCGGCGGTTTCGCAGGGGTGA
- a CDS encoding prepilin-type N-terminal cleavage/methylation domain-containing protein, which produces MKLSSRHRQPGFTLTEVLIVLAIIVALAAIAVPVGRSVMAKSRNAACLSNLRQIGTGLEAYLQDHAQTMPEIAAGRKGKNEDTPVLETELASYLSNPEAFHCPADHKCFEASGCSYLWNSSQSGRNRLKLVFFGKEGDDRRIPLVTDKEDWHPGESGVNFLYADLSASSKVEFGVNQ; this is translated from the coding sequence ATGAAACTTTCCTCTCGTCATAGGCAGCCGGGCTTCACCCTCACCGAGGTGCTGATCGTCCTCGCCATCATCGTGGCTCTCGCTGCGATTGCCGTTCCGGTCGGTCGTTCGGTCATGGCCAAGTCGCGCAATGCTGCGTGTTTATCGAACCTTCGGCAGATCGGCACCGGCCTGGAGGCCTACTTGCAGGATCATGCCCAGACGATGCCGGAAATTGCGGCCGGCCGCAAAGGCAAGAACGAGGACACACCGGTGCTCGAAACGGAACTCGCGAGCTACCTTTCCAACCCGGAAGCATTTCACTGCCCCGCCGATCACAAGTGCTTCGAGGCATCCGGCTGCAGCTACCTGTGGAACTCCAGCCAGAGCGGGCGCAATCGCTTGAAGCTCGTCTTCTTCGGCAAGGAGGGCGACGACCGCCGCATCCCGCTCGTCACCGACAAGGAAGACTGGCACCCCGGCGAGTCCGGCGTGAATTTCCTCTACGCCGATCTCTCCGCATCCAGCAAGGTCGAGTTCGGCGTGAACCAGTGA
- a CDS encoding ABC transporter ATP-binding protein, whose protein sequence is MLRVTGLCKSFGGKPALHDVSFEVKRGEIHGLLGHNGAGKSTTLGIILGMVEPDKGEARIGGVSVQEDHAGALNQVGAIFESPAFYDYLSGWENLRILAGYSGWFDEKLAREVVERVGLTKRIRSKVGSYSHGMRQRLALAQALLPEPQVLLLDEPTDGLDPEGIKWFRDFILDLRKDRGMTVLFNSHLLAEVEQMCDRVTILREGRLVHEGSLDDLREEAPVYEVNLEPWDQAKAFLELNDAQVLAPGRIALPADADPALFVAALVGCGIRVAAFAPVRRSLEDLYLEISTSHSDA, encoded by the coding sequence ATGCTTCGCGTCACCGGTCTTTGCAAATCCTTCGGCGGGAAGCCGGCGTTGCACGATGTGTCGTTCGAGGTGAAGCGCGGTGAGATTCACGGATTGCTCGGCCACAATGGTGCGGGCAAGAGCACCACGCTGGGGATCATACTCGGCATGGTGGAGCCGGACAAAGGCGAGGCGCGCATTGGTGGCGTGTCGGTTCAGGAGGATCATGCCGGGGCGCTGAATCAGGTGGGCGCGATTTTCGAGAGTCCGGCCTTTTACGACTATCTCAGCGGCTGGGAGAATCTCCGCATCCTGGCCGGTTACTCGGGATGGTTTGATGAAAAGCTGGCGCGAGAGGTGGTCGAGCGGGTGGGGCTGACCAAGCGCATCCGCAGCAAGGTGGGCAGCTACTCGCATGGCATGCGGCAGCGGCTGGCGCTTGCCCAGGCGCTGTTGCCGGAGCCGCAGGTGCTCTTGTTAGACGAGCCGACCGACGGCCTCGATCCGGAAGGCATCAAGTGGTTCCGCGATTTCATCCTCGACCTGCGGAAGGACCGGGGGATGACCGTGCTTTTCAATTCCCACCTGCTCGCCGAGGTCGAGCAGATGTGCGACCGCGTGACCATCCTCCGGGAGGGTCGGCTGGTGCATGAGGGGTCGCTGGATGACCTGCGCGAGGAAGCCCCGGTCTATGAGGTGAACCTGGAGCCGTGGGATCAGGCGAAGGCTTTCCTCGAACTCAATGATGCGCAGGTGCTGGCTCCGGGGCGCATCGCTTTGCCGGCAGACGCCGATCCCGCATTGTTTGTCGCGGCGCTGGTCGGCTGTGGCATCCGCGTTGCCGCCTTCGCGCCGGTGCGAAGATCGCTGGAGGACCTGTATTTGGAAATCTCGACGAGCCACTCCGACGCATGA
- a CDS encoding ABC transporter permease yields the protein MNFLRQLRGELRKLFGRPRTFLGYGVFIALEALILIVYKFGRGQQYMRDLIERNGYSFATYFSSLSITFMIMVLSMFLLGSIFFALVAGDIVAKETEDGNLRLVLSRPVGRLRLLLVKYAAIIIYTFTFVFFVGVTGYGMAVAAMGAGGGLFVMEPTMKVFAVYPTWSEGAGRLALGATGIAVSMITLSSLAFMFSCFKIKPAAATIVTLALLFMDMILQKFPFFQPYEQWFVTWRMSCWLYLMDNYISWPKIAGSYAFLFGLNATLFLIGYTAFRLRDFKT from the coding sequence ATGAATTTCCTCCGCCAACTCCGCGGCGAACTCCGCAAGCTCTTCGGTCGGCCCCGGACATTCTTGGGCTATGGCGTTTTCATTGCTCTGGAGGCTCTGATCCTCATCGTTTACAAGTTCGGTCGCGGCCAGCAGTACATGCGGGATTTGATCGAACGGAACGGCTATTCGTTCGCGACCTATTTCAGCTCACTTTCGATTACCTTCATGATCATGGTGCTGAGCATGTTCTTGCTCGGCTCGATTTTCTTCGCGCTGGTCGCGGGTGATATTGTCGCGAAGGAGACCGAAGATGGGAACCTGCGGCTTGTGTTGTCACGCCCGGTCGGCCGCTTGCGCCTGCTGCTGGTGAAGTATGCGGCAATAATCATCTATACCTTCACGTTCGTCTTTTTCGTCGGGGTGACGGGCTACGGCATGGCGGTGGCGGCGATGGGCGCGGGTGGGGGGCTCTTCGTGATGGAGCCGACGATGAAGGTCTTTGCCGTCTATCCGACGTGGTCGGAGGGCGCCGGCCGCCTCGCTCTCGGAGCGACCGGAATCGCCGTCAGTATGATCACCCTTTCGTCGCTGGCTTTCATGTTCTCGTGTTTCAAGATCAAGCCGGCTGCGGCGACCATTGTAACGCTGGCATTGCTCTTCATGGACATGATCCTCCAGAAGTTCCCGTTCTTCCAGCCCTACGAGCAATGGTTCGTGACGTGGCGAATGAGCTGCTGGCTGTATTTGATGGATAACTACATCTCGTGGCCGAAGATCGCGGGGTCGTATGCGTTTCTCTTCGGCCTGAATGCCACCTTGTTCCTGATCGGCTACACCGCGTTCCGGCTGCGGGATTTCAAGACCTAG
- the bioA gene encoding adenosylmethionine--8-amino-7-oxononanoate transaminase: MRDDTRRWIEADKAHCWHPFTPQQAWTDGEPLVLVRGEGAWLWDSEGRKYLDGNSSIWTNIHGHNHPALNAAITRQLGEVAHTSYLGFANPRASELAERLCGFFPAGTLERVFFSDDGSTAIECAMKMAIQYRQQTGEPERTGFIAFDQAYHGDTMGAASLGGVSRFHDRFRRHGVPVTFVSGMGALRHLPAEAVRSTAAVVIEPLIQGVNEMRPWPAGMLRELRAWCDAHDVHLMLDEVMTGFGRTGKMFACQHEEVIPDFLCLAKGLTGGYMPMAATLATAAVYDAFLGADDRAFYYGHSYTANPLGCAVALASLDVFEEERVLERLRPKIALMAELLDELRTTTPRVRAVRQCGFVAGIEVDGGGAQVCLAAREQGLLTRPIRDTIVLMPPLCTTEDELRLAIRAIAMAAG, translated from the coding sequence ATGCGGGACGATACGCGACGCTGGATCGAGGCCGACAAGGCGCACTGCTGGCACCCTTTCACGCCCCAACAGGCTTGGACTGACGGGGAGCCGTTGGTGCTGGTCCGTGGCGAAGGCGCGTGGCTGTGGGACTCGGAAGGCCGCAAGTATCTCGACGGAAACTCTTCCATCTGGACGAACATCCACGGGCACAATCACCCGGCGCTGAATGCCGCGATCACCCGCCAGCTCGGCGAAGTCGCGCACACCTCCTACCTCGGCTTTGCGAATCCCCGGGCGAGTGAACTGGCGGAGCGGCTGTGTGGTTTTTTCCCGGCCGGCACGCTGGAGCGCGTGTTCTTTTCCGACGACGGCTCCACCGCGATCGAGTGCGCGATGAAAATGGCGATCCAGTATCGCCAGCAGACTGGTGAGCCGGAGCGCACTGGCTTCATCGCCTTCGACCAGGCCTACCATGGAGATACCATGGGGGCGGCGTCGCTTGGTGGGGTGTCGCGCTTTCACGACCGCTTCCGTCGTCATGGGGTGCCGGTGACCTTTGTTTCGGGGATGGGGGCGCTGCGTCACTTGCCAGCAGAGGCGGTGAGATCTACCGCGGCCGTGGTGATCGAGCCCTTGATCCAAGGCGTGAATGAAATGCGCCCGTGGCCGGCCGGCATGCTACGCGAGCTGCGTGCCTGGTGCGATGCCCACGACGTTCACCTGATGTTGGACGAGGTGATGACCGGCTTCGGTCGCACGGGGAAAATGTTCGCCTGCCAGCACGAAGAGGTGATCCCGGATTTCCTGTGCCTCGCGAAAGGACTGACGGGTGGCTACATGCCGATGGCGGCGACGCTTGCGACGGCTGCGGTGTATGACGCCTTCCTCGGGGCTGATGATCGCGCGTTCTACTATGGTCATAGTTACACGGCGAATCCGCTGGGCTGCGCGGTGGCGTTGGCGAGCCTCGATGTGTTCGAGGAGGAGAGGGTCTTGGAGCGCTTGCGGCCGAAGATCGCCTTGATGGCGGAATTGTTAGATGAGCTGAGGACGACGACTCCAAGGGTTCGGGCTGTCCGTCAATGCGGCTTCGTGGCCGGGATCGAGGTGGATGGCGGTGGCGCGCAGGTTTGTTTGGCAGCCCGCGAGCAGGGCCTGCTTACGCGTCCGATCCGTGACACGATCGTGCTGATGCCGCCGCTTTGCACGACGGAGGACGAACTGCGGCTGGCCATTCGCGCGATCGCGATGGCGGCGGGCTAG
- a CDS encoding NAD(P)/FAD-dependent oxidoreductase — protein sequence MNGKIEVAVVGGGPAGCTLAALLALRGIRTLVFDDDKRPELLVGESLLPRVVQLMRRLGIEDRVKEFAQFKPGVGFISRDSSRLDFFFPQKALKGMPNYAYNIPRPEYDNLLRTRAEELGVTFVKRRAQLERGTDGREIQLTAECLASVPELGGQHPKLLVDSTGRARSFARVLDIGAKRGSRNDIAYFAHFENFDVEAMREGQVVITTLNHGWSWRIPLPGRLSVGVVVDKASLQGHGSTPEERLESIIDSEPLLSPAGKGRRRVTPVMTYTNYQLISDRGHGPGWVSTGDAFGFVDPMLSPGLFMAMHSADLIDQHAFSQGAGILDQPAKLAKAFDKVFVELLDWHEAWAEIIEYFYDGRMYALHSAGAQLSEKYGEAALPRMMERHLTTQITRLLSGVATRSRYGRGLLKLSLKHLVWDVEPAEVYAIRG from the coding sequence GTGAACGGAAAGATCGAAGTGGCGGTCGTGGGCGGCGGACCAGCTGGCTGTACTCTGGCCGCACTGCTGGCACTCAGGGGCATCCGCACCCTGGTATTCGACGATGACAAGCGCCCGGAGCTGCTGGTCGGCGAATCCCTGCTGCCCAGGGTGGTCCAGCTCATGCGCCGGCTCGGCATTGAGGACCGGGTGAAGGAATTTGCGCAATTCAAGCCCGGCGTCGGCTTCATCTCCCGCGACAGCAGCCGGCTCGACTTCTTTTTCCCACAGAAGGCGCTCAAGGGGATGCCCAACTACGCCTACAACATCCCGCGGCCGGAGTATGACAACCTCCTCCGCACCCGCGCGGAAGAACTCGGCGTGACCTTCGTGAAACGCCGGGCCCAGCTCGAACGCGGTACCGATGGCCGGGAAATCCAGCTCACCGCCGAATGCCTGGCCTCCGTGCCTGAGCTCGGCGGCCAACATCCGAAGCTCTTGGTCGATTCCACCGGCCGGGCGCGGTCCTTCGCACGGGTCCTCGACATCGGCGCCAAGCGGGGCAGCCGCAATGACATCGCCTACTTCGCCCATTTCGAGAATTTCGACGTCGAGGCCATGCGCGAGGGCCAGGTCGTCATCACCACGCTCAATCACGGCTGGAGCTGGCGCATCCCCCTGCCCGGCCGCCTCTCGGTCGGCGTGGTGGTGGACAAGGCCTCGTTGCAAGGCCATGGCAGCACGCCTGAGGAGCGGCTCGAATCGATCATCGACAGCGAGCCTCTGCTCTCCCCCGCCGGCAAAGGACGCCGCCGCGTCACCCCGGTGATGACCTACACGAATTACCAGCTCATCTCCGACCGCGGCCACGGCCCCGGCTGGGTCTCCACCGGCGATGCCTTCGGCTTCGTGGACCCGATGCTCTCGCCCGGCCTTTTCATGGCGATGCACTCGGCGGACCTCATCGACCAGCATGCTTTCTCACAGGGAGCCGGCATCCTCGATCAGCCCGCGAAGCTCGCGAAGGCCTTCGACAAGGTGTTCGTCGAGCTGCTCGACTGGCATGAGGCATGGGCCGAGATCATCGAGTATTTCTACGATGGCCGGATGTATGCCCTGCATTCCGCGGGCGCCCAGCTCTCGGAAAAATACGGGGAGGCCGCCTTGCCGCGGATGATGGAGCGCCATCTCACCACGCAGATCACCCGCCTGCTTTCCGGCGTGGCAACGCGCAGCCGTTACGGGCGGGGCCTGCTGAAGCTCTCGCTCAAGCACCTCGTCTGGGACGTGGAGCCCGCCGAGGTCTACGCGATCCGCGGATAA
- the murI gene encoding glutamate racemase → MRNAPLGFFDSGVGGLTVVRAVQQLLPSEDIVYLGDTARVPYGSKSPETIRQFSHEDVRFLLDRGVKMVVVACNTATAHALPSLMERYQVPIIGVIEPGVEAVLADPGAQRIGIIATRGTVRSHAYQHALALRRTGLIIHATPAPLLVPLVEEDWLDHPATHAALHTYLDPMLDRGIDTLMLACTHYPLLIPVLKAFLPEGVRLVDSATTCSELVKSRLTELDLVSEKTDPGSLHIHLTDLSDQFEDLSRRFLSRSPGRIQRVSL, encoded by the coding sequence ATGCGTAACGCCCCATTGGGCTTTTTTGATTCCGGTGTCGGCGGTCTGACGGTCGTCCGCGCCGTCCAGCAACTTTTGCCGTCCGAGGACATCGTTTACCTCGGCGACACCGCCCGCGTCCCCTACGGCTCGAAAAGCCCGGAGACCATCCGCCAGTTCTCTCACGAGGACGTCCGCTTTCTGTTGGACCGCGGGGTGAAAATGGTGGTCGTGGCCTGCAATACCGCCACCGCCCATGCGCTGCCGTCGCTGATGGAGCGCTACCAGGTGCCGATCATCGGGGTGATCGAGCCCGGTGTGGAGGCGGTGCTGGCCGACCCCGGCGCGCAGCGGATCGGCATCATCGCGACCCGCGGCACGGTGCGTTCGCACGCCTACCAGCACGCGCTCGCCCTGCGGCGGACCGGGCTGATCATTCACGCCACGCCTGCCCCGCTGCTGGTGCCGCTGGTGGAGGAAGATTGGCTCGACCACCCGGCCACGCACGCCGCGCTGCACACCTACCTCGACCCCATGCTCGACCGCGGGATCGACACGCTGATGCTGGCCTGCACCCACTACCCGCTGCTGATTCCGGTGCTGAAGGCATTCCTGCCGGAGGGGGTGCGGCTGGTAGACTCCGCCACGACTTGCTCGGAGCTGGTGAAGTCCCGGCTGACCGAGCTGGACCTGGTTTCCGAGAAGACCGACCCGGGCAGTCTGCATATCCACCTGACCGACCTCTCGGACCAATTCGAGGATCTGTCGCGGCGCTTCCTCTCACGCTCGCCGGGGAGGATCCAGCGGGTGTCGCTGTAG
- the deoC gene encoding deoxyribose-phosphate aldolase, producing the protein MTAPALRRLLDEIGPVDAVGVEERVAKYTTRSIKKGSKVFGLKLAVSMVDLTTLEGKDTPGKVASLCQKALFPHEGEIPRVAAVCVYPSMVKHAAKHVKGSGVKIASVATAFPSGQAPLKTRLAEVRQAVADGADEIDMVINRGAFLAGELSLVQDEIAQVVEACGEVTLKVILETSELETYDHIRAASFLAMRVLRRGDFIKTSTGKTSANATLGNNQVMIESIRDFYLATGTEIAMKPAGGIRTAKQALQFLVAVKETLGDAWLNNARYRFGASSLLNDLLRQLETQRTGAYQAPYTFSDDSSGY; encoded by the coding sequence ATGACCGCCCCGGCCCTGCGTCGCCTGTTGGATGAAATCGGACCCGTCGATGCCGTCGGCGTCGAGGAGCGGGTGGCCAAGTACACCACCCGCTCGATCAAGAAGGGATCGAAGGTCTTCGGTCTGAAATTGGCGGTGTCGATGGTCGATCTAACGACGCTCGAGGGGAAGGACACGCCGGGCAAGGTCGCCTCGCTTTGCCAGAAGGCGCTCTTTCCCCACGAGGGAGAAATCCCGCGGGTGGCCGCGGTCTGCGTCTATCCGTCGATGGTGAAGCATGCGGCGAAGCATGTGAAAGGCAGCGGGGTGAAGATCGCGAGCGTGGCCACCGCGTTTCCTTCGGGACAGGCTCCCCTGAAAACGCGGCTTGCTGAGGTCCGGCAGGCGGTCGCGGACGGGGCTGATGAGATCGACATGGTCATCAACCGCGGTGCCTTTCTCGCAGGCGAGCTTTCGCTCGTGCAGGATGAGATCGCGCAGGTCGTCGAGGCCTGCGGCGAGGTGACGCTCAAGGTGATTCTTGAGACGAGCGAGTTGGAAACCTATGATCACATCCGCGCCGCGTCCTTCCTCGCGATGCGGGTTCTGCGGCGCGGGGATTTCATTAAGACGTCCACGGGCAAGACTTCCGCGAATGCCACGCTCGGCAATAACCAGGTGATGATCGAGTCGATCCGCGACTTCTATCTGGCGACCGGAACGGAGATTGCGATGAAGCCTGCTGGAGGCATTCGCACTGCCAAGCAGGCGTTGCAGTTCTTGGTCGCGGTGAAGGAGACGCTTGGCGATGCGTGGTTGAATAACGCGCGCTACCGCTTTGGTGCGTCATCGCTTTTGAATGACTTGCTGCGCCAGCTTGAGACGCAGCGCACTGGGGCTTACCAAGCGCCGTATACTTTTAGCGATGACTCTTCCGGTTATTAA
- a CDS encoding aldehyde dehydrogenase family protein translates to MPAKKAPARPRELLFGDLWEFDPAPESAEPFIDPRYGLFIGGKFVAPKSKKWFDSIAPRNGAKLSEIALANAADVDAAYAAAAKAFPAWSKLPGKERGKYLFRIARLLQDRAREFAVAETLDGGKPIKESRDFDLPMAAAHFFYHAGWADKLEFVAPGRALKPLGVIGQVIPWNFPLLMLAWKIAPALATGNTVVIKPAETTSITALKFATILQQAGLPPGVVNIVTGAGETGAAVVNHPAAAKIAFTGSTEVGKIIQRALAGTGKRLTLELGGKAANIVFEDAPLDQAVEGIINGIFFNQGHVCCAGSRLLVQESVADLVIGKLKRRMQVLRVGDPLDKNTDIGAINSAEQLAKIKRLAASGVKDGAELHQPACKLPNKGFYFPPSLFTNVTQSHRIAREEIFGPVLSILTFRTPEEAIEKANNTPYGLSAGVWTDKGSRILKMAVELKAGVVWANTYNKFDPSSPFGGYKQSGFGREGGKHGLLDYASIEELRG, encoded by the coding sequence ATGCCTGCCAAGAAAGCTCCCGCCCGCCCTCGCGAACTCCTGTTCGGCGATCTTTGGGAATTCGATCCTGCGCCCGAGTCGGCCGAGCCGTTCATCGACCCGCGCTATGGGTTGTTCATTGGCGGGAAGTTCGTCGCGCCGAAGTCGAAGAAATGGTTCGACTCGATCGCGCCGCGCAATGGTGCGAAGCTGAGCGAAATCGCGCTCGCGAATGCCGCTGATGTGGATGCCGCTTATGCCGCGGCGGCGAAGGCGTTTCCGGCATGGTCGAAGCTGCCGGGGAAAGAGCGTGGCAAGTATCTGTTCCGTATCGCCCGCCTGCTGCAGGATCGGGCGCGCGAATTCGCCGTGGCGGAAACGCTTGATGGCGGCAAGCCGATCAAGGAGTCGCGCGACTTTGATCTGCCAATGGCTGCGGCGCACTTCTTCTACCACGCTGGCTGGGCGGATAAGCTCGAGTTCGTCGCTCCCGGGCGGGCGCTCAAACCGCTCGGCGTGATCGGCCAGGTGATCCCGTGGAATTTCCCACTGCTGATGCTGGCGTGGAAGATCGCGCCGGCGCTTGCGACCGGAAACACCGTGGTCATCAAGCCGGCTGAGACCACTTCCATTACCGCGCTGAAGTTCGCCACCATTCTCCAACAAGCGGGCTTGCCGCCCGGGGTGGTGAACATCGTCACCGGAGCGGGTGAAACGGGGGCCGCCGTGGTGAATCATCCGGCCGCCGCGAAGATCGCATTCACCGGCTCCACGGAGGTCGGCAAGATCATCCAGCGCGCGCTCGCGGGCACCGGCAAGAGGCTGACGCTCGAACTTGGTGGCAAGGCGGCCAATATCGTCTTCGAAGACGCGCCGCTCGACCAAGCGGTGGAAGGAATCATCAACGGCATTTTCTTCAACCAAGGCCACGTCTGCTGCGCTGGCTCGCGTTTGCTGGTCCAGGAAAGTGTGGCCGACCTCGTGATCGGGAAGCTCAAGCGCCGGATGCAAGTGCTGCGAGTCGGCGATCCGCTCGACAAGAACACCGACATCGGCGCGATTAACTCCGCTGAACAGCTTGCGAAGATCAAGAGGCTCGCTGCCAGTGGAGTGAAAGATGGGGCGGAACTCCATCAGCCCGCGTGCAAGCTTCCGAACAAAGGCTTCTATTTCCCGCCCTCGCTGTTCACGAACGTGACCCAGAGTCATCGCATCGCGCGGGAAGAAATCTTTGGCCCGGTGCTTTCCATCCTCACTTTCCGCACGCCGGAGGAAGCGATCGAGAAAGCCAACAACACGCCCTACGGCCTCAGCGCCGGTGTCTGGACGGACAAGGGCAGCCGCATCCTGAAAATGGCGGTGGAGCTCAAGGCCGGCGTGGTCTGGGCGAATACCTACAACAAGTTCGACCCCAGCAGCCCATTCGGAGGCTACAAGCAGAGCGGCTTTGGTCGCGAGGGTGGCAAGCACGGGCTGCTGGACTACGCCAGCATCGAGGAGCTTCGCGGATAG